The Oscillatoria acuminata PCC 6304 genomic interval CGTTAAGATTTTGATTGAGTGGGATAAAACCATTCGTAGCAAACGAGTTGGATATCTTCTCGTTGGACCATTTTGAACCTTTTTAGTTGTGGGTCCTCCTCTGTTTCTCGATACAACTCATTTTCAACGAAAAACTCATCTAAGTCAGCCGCCAGTTCAGCTAAACTTCTTGATTCCTTAAATCGGTCCCACATCCGTCTAATATCTCGCTCAAACGGGCTGAGGTTGGATGTGCTGATGACTGAAATAATTCGCTCATTAACTTCTGAACTGACCGAATCTTGGAAGAGTGTCGGTTCCTTGAATGCTTGTAAAACATTAACCAGAACTTTGGTGAGTGCTGGCTTTATCTTCACTCCTGATTGTTGCTTCTCAAACATGAGCATTAGATTATTGAGCGCACTTTCCACTACTGGAAAAATTGTTTGGTTGAATGGTGTTGGGGGCAGTTGTTCAGGAGGTGGAAAGTCTGATTCTTGGCATTTAATCCAGTTAAATATCTTGCCTCTATCCGTGATGGCAGCATTAAAATCAGTAGAAATTGCATTGTTAATGCGGGGATAGAAATGCCAGTAATGGTTATCTTCAGTCTTAAATGCCATAAAAAGGCCACCTTCGGCAAATTCAGACTGAGGAATTCTGAAATAGCGAGTGCTGTGAATGCCTAGCGGAATATCCTCCACCTCTTCAGCCGTTTTGCGCTGAATGTATTCGAGTAAGGGCAATCGCATTTTATCTAAGGAAATTAAATCAGAGGCTTGTTCCAATTCTTCCAGGATGGCTTGCTTTTCCGCGTCAGTGGTGGCACGCTTGAGACGGAACAGTTCCTCAAGTGATTTATCGGAGATAGCTTCACCGAGTACACTAGCATCAAGTCCAACTTCGCGGTCAATCGTCGCAATCCTATCCTGCAACCGCTTCACCAAACCCAACAGTTCCTCTAGCCCTTCCTCGGGGAAGCAGTTGTAAATGTAGAGTTGCTCATAGTCAGTGCCAAGTCGGTCGATACGTCCGGCCCGTTGAATCATCCGTACCGGGTTCCAGTGTAAGTCATAGTTCACCAGCACCCCAGCATCTTGCAGGTTTTGACCTTCCGAGAGTACGTCTGTGCAGATAAGGATATCAATCGGGTCGTTCAGTAGGCGTTCTAAATTTCCCTGAGTTTCATCCTGGTTCGCCTTCGGTGCAAATCGGCTGACCTTCTCCTTACGCTGCTTTGAGGGTGTTGCTCCAGTGATGAGTTCAATAACGGGCGATCGCCCATTAACTGCCATCTGCCTCAACCACTCTGAATCATCAATTAGCTTTTTGTGTAAGTGTTCCGCCGTATCCTTAAAGTAGCTAAACACTAAGATTTTTTGGCCTTTCAGGTTGTCAATCAGTAATTCTTTGAACGCCACCAGTTTGCGGTCATAGTCTGTTCCCGTTTCAACACTGGTTTCAATGGTGTCAAGCATTTTGAGGATATCGTGTAACATCGTCAAATCGGCTTGGATTTGCTCTTCCAAAGTCTTCAAATTATATTGCTTGGCATCAACTGCTTCCAGATAATTGATAATTTCTGTAGCGGATTGAGACTCCTCCTCGTCTTCAAGAGCTAAAAGCAGTTTGCGGAATTTTTTGCTATCGAGTAGCTTACCTTCTTTGGTAAGAATTTGATAAAATTTATCTTGGAATTTAGCTTGCCTTTCAAGACTATTCCTAAAGGCGACTAGCCCACTTTCTAGCCTCTTGAGGTAAAGCGCTTTCTGTAACGCCACCAGTGCCTTGTTCCGCTTTACTTCGTTCTCATCTTCCCTCGCTTTACGCTTTTTAAATGCCTTAATGTTATACGGGGCTAAGTTTAAATCATCAATGCAATTGGCAATTTTAAGATACAATCCAGAGAAACTGGCTTCAAAGTTATAGGTAAAATTCTCCAATTTCCTCGCTGGAAAATGGATGAGTTTACCCCCAATCCGAATCTCTTCCCCTTTCTGCTGCCGCCGAATCACATCCTGCCGTGACCGCCTGACCATTGTCTCAAATAAGAGATTAGTAATTTCTATTTGACCTTTGGATAAGGCTTTAAAATAAGTTTGAAGGTTGCTGTTGCTAATGCCGTCAGTCCGATGATAATAAGTGGTTTGGCCGCGACTGAGCAAGAGAATTTGATGGTACAGGTCAAACACACTATTGTTGATAGGCGTGGCGGTGAGCAAGACGAGTTTTTTACTACGCTTGCCACTATTAATTAACTTTTGGAGGTTACGATAGCGATTGGTGGCAGAGTTACGGAAATTATGCGATTCATCAATCACGACGATATCGTAGTTACTATAACGACGGATATCAAACTCATTGCGGCTAATTTCTTCATGAGAAAGAACATCGGCTTTGATGCCAAACTCGTCCAGTTTTTTATTCCAAACCAAATCCCGCAACTGAGCCGGACAGAGCACCAGGGCGCGAGGGACTTTCCCGGGCTTGCGTTCTTCAATTAAGTAATGGTCGAGTACCCGCAAACCGATGTAGGTTTTTCCTAAGCCAACTGCATCGGCAACCATGCAGCCCCCATGCTTGTTAATCAGCCGCACCGCCCGAGCAAATCCTTCCTGCTGAAAACTGGCGAGTTCCACCGACGTGCGATCGCCTTCCCCAACCACCGACTCTTCCTTAAATAGTTCGTACAACGCCTTGAGAAAAACCTGATAGGGCGTGTAAGCCTTGCTGCCAAACTTGGAAGCGTTGAGGGCATCAATAAATTTACTCTTGTAGTCCAGGTCAACGCTGGGGTCATTCCAAAACCGCTCAAACCAGTTTTCTCGCAAGTCACGAGCGATCGCCTCGATTTTATTGACCACGTTTAGCTCGGAATTGCCCTCCAGGCCCCGTGGTGTGAAGTTGCTCGAACCAACAATGCTGTATCTATCGAATATGTAAGCCTTGGCATGGAGAAACTGGGACTTGTCCCCAAATGCTCCGAACAACCGCATCTGGATATGGTCTTGCTGGAAGTAGGCAATTACACGGTCAATGTCGTCTTTGTAGTCGCTCTTAAATTCCTTCTTCTCTAACTGCTGCTGAATCTCCCGCCGCAGATACTTCACCAAGTCGATGCGATCGCTCTCGGCGGGGCGGATAGCTGGGTCACGACCGATGAGCAGCCTCAGCCGGTTTAGCTGGTTCATAGGAGCCTCTAACCGCAACCATGCTTCAATGCGGAAAAAGCCGGTGGCAAGGTCGAGGATAAGCTGGCGATCGTCCTTAATTAAATCGGTAAGGACGGCTTCGAGGGTGTGTTGGCTGTTGTCTATGTAGTCGGGTAATATCATAGGATTTAACTATAAAGAATAAT includes:
- a CDS encoding helicase-related protein gives rise to the protein MILPDYIDNSQHTLEAVLTDLIKDDRQLILDLATGFFRIEAWLRLEAPMNQLNRLRLLIGRDPAIRPAESDRIDLVKYLRREIQQQLEKKEFKSDYKDDIDRVIAYFQQDHIQMRLFGAFGDKSQFLHAKAYIFDRYSIVGSSNFTPRGLEGNSELNVVNKIEAIARDLRENWFERFWNDPSVDLDYKSKFIDALNASKFGSKAYTPYQVFLKALYELFKEESVVGEGDRTSVELASFQQEGFARAVRLINKHGGCMVADAVGLGKTYIGLRVLDHYLIEERKPGKVPRALVLCPAQLRDLVWNKKLDEFGIKADVLSHEEISRNEFDIRRYSNYDIVVIDESHNFRNSATNRYRNLQKLINSGKRSKKLVLLTATPINNSVFDLYHQILLLSRGQTTYYHRTDGISNSNLQTYFKALSKGQIEITNLLFETMVRRSRQDVIRRQQKGEEIRIGGKLIHFPARKLENFTYNFEASFSGLYLKIANCIDDLNLAPYNIKAFKKRKAREDENEVKRNKALVALQKALYLKRLESGLVAFRNSLERQAKFQDKFYQILTKEGKLLDSKKFRKLLLALEDEEESQSATEIINYLEAVDAKQYNLKTLEEQIQADLTMLHDILKMLDTIETSVETGTDYDRKLVAFKELLIDNLKGQKILVFSYFKDTAEHLHKKLIDDSEWLRQMAVNGRSPVIELITGATPSKQRKEKVSRFAPKANQDETQGNLERLLNDPIDILICTDVLSEGQNLQDAGVLVNYDLHWNPVRMIQRAGRIDRLGTDYEQLYIYNCFPEEGLEELLGLVKRLQDRIATIDREVGLDASVLGEAISDKSLEELFRLKRATTDAEKQAILEELEQASDLISLDKMRLPLLEYIQRKTAEEVEDIPLGIHSTRYFRIPQSEFAEGGLFMAFKTEDNHYWHFYPRINNAISTDFNAAITDRGKIFNWIKCQESDFPPPEQLPPTPFNQTIFPVVESALNNLMLMFEKQQSGVKIKPALTKVLVNVLQAFKEPTLFQDSVSSEVNERIISVISTSNLSPFERDIRRMWDRFKESRSLAELAADLDEFFVENELYRETEEDPQLKRFKMVQREDIQLVCYEWFYPTQSKS